The genomic interval TTTTAAGCTGCCAATTAATTATTAAGAACTACATTTATAATACATTTCTTGAGTGGATTATATATCATGTCTCttttctaaaattttatttattaatctaCTTGTTCCTATACAATCCTAACTATATTTTAGAATTTTCATATATTGTTCGAAAATTCTTCATTCAATGATACCTCTTTTAATCAAGCATCATCAATTACATACCTTCAATTTTTGCAATGTCGTCATCAATCTATAAATTTTGAAAGACACCTTAAACATTATAATTTAGCCTTCACATTCAcctatatttgaaaaaaaaataataataataaaaataattttttccacCTTAGCCttgttttcgaaaattgcatcCTATAATCTACATGTGATTTAAGGCTTCTTTAAATTTATAAACATTCATTAACCCAAAAATCTAGCACTCAATTAATACTAATTAAAATGAATTAATGGCCTTAAAAATTGTTACCTTACATCTTCTCCAAAGTAGCTATATAAATATCTCCTCATGAAGAAAGTCACTCAcctaaagcaaaaaaaaaaaaaataataataataataaaatttcacaATCACCTCATATTTTCGTGCCACCATTCAAACAAGTCTAGAACAAACCGAAAAAACTTCTCAATTTCGTGTTCGCAAATGACGACGCAAGCCAAGACCGTTAGGGAACTCGAGCTAGAAATCGAGCAACTTAGGGGGTACCACTACGAGTTTACTTCATGATAAAGAGGAGTTGAAGAAATCTAGGGATCGCCTTCAAGTAGAAGTGGGACAACTCACCTTCGACaagaaatttgcggaaaaacaACTCAAATATTACAAAGAAGAGTTGCAAGAGTCGCAAAAGTATGGTCAACAAATGTTTGCCACCTCCGAAGCTTGGTGCAACCACTATCATGCTAAGAAATGGTTTTGTGACCAACTTGAACAGGAGTTCAATGCCTATCGTCATGAAATGGAAAACTATGTGCAACAACTTGAGCTCAACAACCAAAACTTGAGTGTAGAAATCGCCAACCAGCAAATTGCACTCAAGCATATGCAACAACCACTAAATGCGCAAGGAGAAGACGCTAACGAGGAGTTAGGAGACGGAAACGTTACTGATTAGATTAAGTCCTCATAAGTCTTTTGGAATAAGGACACTTTCGTCCATATTATTTCTTTTTACATCTCACTACTTGTGTTCTGAAACCTATCGTATTCGTATTATAGAATTCAAGTTTAAATTTTCCTTGACTCAATTGAACTCGAACCATAGATTATTCAACATGGatttaaatttcgaatttaccaaTCATTTCATATCTACATCGAGTTaactcaagtttcgaggacgaaacttcaagtaaggagggagggatgtgaagaCCCGAAATCTTGCAACGAGAAGATCTATATATGTCATAGGAAATTTCAGCTCATTTTTGGCACAACATTTTTTTAGTTCcatacaatcataatcatgaaAATGTGAATAATCATTGTCCCTTCATTACTGACCATTTATCACTATATGGAAGTGCATCAATCTTGAAAGAGATTCATGAAGCCAAAATCACTCTCCATTTGCACTCAACGAAAACCAAAATCACTCATGAATCTCGGGTGTGTATCTTGAATCAAGAAGATGCCACGTTCATTCGGGAGAGAAAAGTGCAATCATCACGTTGATTAAGCAATCAGCGTCATTCTTGAAGTGATACAGGCTTACCTTTATAGTTGATTATTCAAGCCTATATAAGAAGCAAACTCCCTCCCCATAACTTCAAGAATTCGAAATTTAGCAATTGCAGCAGCCTAGTCGAATCTCTACCGCAACCTTGTTCGAACGAAGTTCTTTTAGCATGTCTTTCTAGCGCCTTAATCTAAACGAAATCAGAtaagtgggcttttgctatgtatttctttgtaacttaaactttgtataagtatttcatgacatgcGTCTATGTGTGTCAAATCATTTTCGGAAAatgctattatatattttataaaatctcgATCGATGTACGATATGTTCTTCTATTTCCAATGTTCTTTGATTCTGCTGAGTTCATTCAAAAATTCCGATAAGTGTTGTTTGATACATCTGATTCGGTGgtgcactgttatgattcgagtGGGATATGGAACGACGATTGTAAATTATATGTGGCCCCCATCAGTGgatataaaactgtgtttcggcccccatcagtgggtataaaactgtgttttggcctcactccttagaggactaacatattggggacaatttgaccatggaaaacgAGATGAATAACAGTGTTTTCGTTTTTCCTGATTCGTTCTGTTCTGAATTGTCTGATAATCTCTGTTTCGATTCCGATTCTGATCTGATATAAGAcactatttttgaaaaaatcagtttgcaatatgggttttaaattatatttatatgtatttgtggtaatcgatcgacccccacttgctgagtgtttcccaaacactcactccttacatttctccccagaTAAGAAAGAAGATCAAGTAGACGAGGATGAAATAAGACATGCTTTGGAGTTGGTGAGGAAGTTTTGAGATATGAAGATTTCTCACTTATGTTCTTCCTAAATTTCGATTCAATTTGTACACTGCTTCcgcatattttatttctttttggaatttatcactgtaagacaagattattttgagttatttatgaaatagactggttttggtttatactgaactacgaggcttgttgtttgacgATTATGTGATGGttgaacaacgccggtgtcgactaaccccggtctcggggcgtgacatatgTCGGATATGCGGCTGAGTCTGATATTAGTCGAAAGATTTCATGAAGAAGGTTTCTGCACAATCTTCCGAAACAGGTTATGTAATATTTCAAGAGGATCACTTGTGGTGGCAACATGATTAACTATGTCTGTTAGAACATTTCACGTTCGCAATCTTggttttgatgttaacaaaacttgttattttgtttctaacaaATTTATCTAGTGCGCATAAGATCTGATTAGTTCTCcaagccaaaactgaagctgtcAAGACGCAAATTGAAAGCGCCAACTGATTGATAGaactgaaccagtccaactgataTATCTAAGAATAGTTccactgattgtccagctgataagTAGTTCAACAATAGACTTTCAGAAGCTCGTCCAGCTGAAGAAGAGCTCAACTAATGAAGAACCTAGCTGAACAAAAGAACTGAtatagtgaaatcagttggacCGATTTTACGACCAGTTCACCAGATCAATTCAGAGCATTAGTTGTAATTGATCTGCTCGCATTTCACGACAAAACTATTTAATGGAATCCAGCTAAGCGCGAATATACAAGCTATTTCACAGACGAAGGTACAATAATGGATTTTGTAGCAAAGCTAAAAGAAAAAACTTTCAGAACAGTTGTCAAAATAACAAGATATGTCCTAAGGCAATGGACGCTATTATTGAGTCTTCACGTACGGTCAGTTGAGCGTCTATAAATACCAGATCAAAGACCATTGAAGACATCACAATGATaataacaataacaacataGAGCGGAACTACAACTAAATACCGGCGTGTGAATAAAATCGTGGGCACGTTTATTTCATATTAGCTTACCAAAGCTGTTAGCCCAGTTGTGTGAGAATACTTTCGTGTGGTACTGATTAGATCAGTTCTCGCACATtgacacacaatcactcacatatacatAGAGTTGAGCTTATTGTTTAGCTGAGTAAGTCTTCAAACAAAGACATTAaagattgtgtttgtagtcttgacATAAAGACGTTAAAGACTATGCAGATTATAAGTTAcagcctacaatcttgagtgctagaaGTTATAGTTGGGTGTTGTCCTTCTGGAATGGGTTGTACAagatgtataaatcaaagtcttctagtggatcctacccgagatGGTAGAATAGATGATGTGacataggagcagttgaagtctctgaacatccataaacatatattgtgtctttaactgtttaactattgctttaaaactgatttgatcagttcagctgatatcAATCCAGTTCTTCCCATTTTTTAAGCAACAGGCGCTTGGAGATACCCAAGGGAAAAAAATCTGGATAACGTAAATCAAAGAAATCCTATTTTCTTCCACATTGTATGaaagttaaaataaaatatagttcCTTCCACATTGTATGaaagttaaaataaaatatagttcCTTTCTAAGCAACTATGTAATACATTACAGATGAACCATAAATCAAGAATATAGCACATAACACACCAATTCTCTCTAACAGTTCAGAGTCGACCAAATCAGATATCTCATATCTCCATTCTCAGCATAGAATGCTACAGTTAACCCAAGTATTCAAAGAACAAAAGGAACAAATTGAGAGAGTATTTGAGAAGATACCCAAAGTTAAAATGTATTATACAGAAAGTAAGAAATTTAGACTTACCAAAACAATAAAGACACGCCCAAGATGTGAAGTTCACAGTAAATTATAGTGAAGCACAGTTGGGGGTACACACCCAAAAGCATTAGGTAATGAGAATTTCTGCATCGCACTCCTATAATCAGATACACACACAAAGAAATTGATATCTTGCAAGCAATTGAATACATCATTAATTGTGATGTCGAAATAACTTGATGCAAATCTCAACCATTCGGCGAGAAACCATGCGAACCAAATCATACCATTTGACCATTAGCTCTATCTTAAATCAAAACATAACCAATTCTATTCTTAGATGACAAAAGCATTCGACTTTATACAAGGAAAATAATTTTACAAAGCTGAAACTAAAGAAAACCTGAGGCAACAATTTTTAGCATATATCAGTTATCACAATGAGCAACAATGAggaaaactattatttttataGCAAGACAAAACATGTTACAAGCACAAGGCATAGTTCATCCTTCCACGAAAAACAAAAcctcaaaattaaatatttgaatcCTAATTCATTTTTGAAACGGGTAACCGGAAAGACCTTCACTCCTGAGTAATGTAGCTACCTTTCCGGCCTTCGAAACCGGGCCTCATCAGCTTCTTCTCACGCTTGGCGATCTTCCGCGTCTTCTTTTCCTTGAACCTCCCCTCGATATTATCCTTCCTCTTCTGCTGCCTGTGCTCCTTCACCTTATCCTGTGCCTCCAACCTCTCCTTCCACTTCTCCGAGCTCTTCTCCTTCTTCCTCTTCTCCCTTTTGATACTGTCCTTGATCAGCCTCGAATTATCGTGCACCTTTACCCCCATTGCCCTGCTTGTGGCGGCCATCCAAGATTCCCGATCGGCAATTCCCGATTTTTCCCTCTTCACCTCTTGTAATCTCTGTGCTCTCTCCAATTCCTTCACCTTCGAaagcttccctttcttctttTTCCTCCTATTTTTCAACTCCTCGTCATCCCCCAATCTCACTTTACCATATTCAATAATTTCTTCCCCATCTTCCGATTCCACCACCTTCCCAACAACTCCTCCGGCAGACTCGTCTCCCCTCTTCCGCTTCTTCCCATCATTCTTCACATTCCTACTATCAATTTTCTTATCATCACTCGCGGCCCCACGGTTACCTCGCATCACTTCAATCTTTCTTCGTAACTTCTGCCGCAGTTCCTCGTATGTAACTGATTGATTCTGCTGGCCTGCATCCAAATCCTCTTCTACATTCACCAAACTATCCTGATTTAGGGCAGAAGACGAAGCTTTACTTTCTGGGTCGAAGCGCTGGCGCCGGGCGAGCTTCATATTTTGTTTGGATTGCTGTTTCAACGACGCCTTGGCTGCTTTAGAAAGGCCCTG from Primulina eburnea isolate SZY01 chromosome 17, ASM2296580v1, whole genome shotgun sequence carries:
- the LOC140818546 gene encoding uncharacterized protein, with protein sequence MKKKAPVLKAVDDMESLIHSHAEFFDHLIELIPAKFYQAKDEDSKPWYQGLSKAAKASLKQQSKQNMKLARRQRFDPESKASSSALNQDSLVNVEEDLDAGQQNQSVTYEELRQKLRRKIEVMRGNRGAASDDKKIDSRNVKNDGKKRKRGDESAGGVVGKVVESEDGEEIIEYGKVRLGDDEELKNRRKKKKGKLSKVKELERAQRLQEVKREKSGIADRESWMAATSRAMGVKVHDNSRLIKDSIKREKRKKEKSSEKWKERLEAQDKVKEHRQQKRKDNIEGRFKEKKTRKIAKREKKLMRPGFEGRKGSYITQE